Genomic window (Desulforapulum autotrophicum HRM2):
CAGGTAATTGTCTTTCATATCTAAAAAACCATACTTCTGGAGTTGCTGCACTGTCCGGAGCAGATCAGCTTCTTCATTGATACCCACCTGCTCCAGGACTTTCCGGTAGGGGTCGAACTGTAAATGGGGCAGTTCCGGCACCACAAAGCGTTGTTCGATGATGGCTGAAACCGGGTCTTTTCCCTGGTCTGCCAGAAAATCGTAGAGAATAGCCATGAACACGGTAAATTTTTTGCTGACCCGGTTGATACTGATCTTTTCCGGCCCAGGCTCAAAATAATATATGCCTGAAGCGCCGTCACACAGGTTAAACCCAAGGGTATTGAAAAGCCCTCGATAATAGGTCTCATGGGTGGTCAATTCCGTGAAAAGATCACCATCATCGATGCACAGATGATACCCCATGGAGAAGTGATGGAACAATTCCCGGGTCAGCCGGGGCTGGGTCTGGGGGGTATCTGTTTCAGGCATTTTCCACCTTTATACTGAACCCATGGATCCCATGGGTTGGGGTTTGATAGGTTTTTGTCCGGCTTTTTTTAACACGAAATGTTTTTTCCGTCATCATCAGAAGAACGATGTCCAGAATTTTTCCAGTGGAAAATTCCGGGTATCGTTGAATGGCCCATTGCATGCCATCCTTGATGGGCAGGGCCGACCGGATCTCCTGGATGATGGAATGCCTGTCCAGGGGCACAGAGATCCTGGAGAAACGTTCCGCCTTGTCCTGTTCACTCAGCATGGAAATAGGCGGGGCTGGATTTTCTTTGATATTTTTGTAACCGGCATAATACTTGAGCAATACCAGGTCATGGCTTATCAGGGGCGAGCGTTCCCTGGAAAACCAGTTCAGGGTGGCCATGGATTCAATCTTCTGGAACTTGTTTTTCCTCAAATAGTCCAGGACAATGGAGGTCCCCCGGGTCACCCGGGAATTTAACCGGGCAACCTCGTAAAGGGGCTGCAGCAGTTCCCGTGACAGCTTGAACCGTCCCAGCACCGTCATGCGCATATCAATGAGCATCTGCTTTGCAATATGGATCTTATCACGCTCACCGGTCAGGGATCCGCCCCGTTCAAGGGTTTCCACGGCCTTTTCAAGCCGGTTGATCACCTTGTCTGTGTTCTGGTCAAAGGCGCTCCATGGATCGATCATCTCTCCCATGGGGGCAATGTATTGATCCCATGCATCCAGAATATCGGCATACCGCTGTTTCAGGGGAATGGCCGTGTCTTTTTTCTTTGATTCAGCCACAAGGTTCTCAATGGCCTTGTAATCGTGGCGGGTCTGCCGTTTAATGGTCTGGGTCTGCTTGTTGATCTTCTTGATCACCCTGGACAAAGCATCAGCGTCCCTTGCCTCAACCGCCTTTGTCAGGCGGATGCTCAGCATATCAAACTGACTCATATGGACCCGGATGCTTTCGGACAGCCCCAGCTGCTGTTCGCTCAACAGGTCCTCAACGATCTGTTCGGTCAGATCCCCAAGGGTATAGAGCGTCTGGCTGGTAAAGATCTGGGACAAAACAGTATAGGACACCAGGGTTTCAATAAAAGAAAAGGCGTCTGTTTCAGGGTCATGACGGCGTATGGCCTGTAACAGCGAATATTGATCAATGGGACCTTCCTTGTTCAGCTCAAACAACGCAGTGATCAGGTTCCATTGTCTGGAGACAAAGGTTAAATACCCCCTTGGCTGCATTTACCCCCCCCCGTTACCCGATCTTTTTCGCAAAACGATTCAACTATACCACCCAGACAGTATAATGGGTTGCCCCGTAAACCACCTTGTGACCGACCCGGCCGATGAAAAAGGCCTCCACCCTTGAAAGCCCCCGTCGCCCGACAACAATGGTGCCGCACCCGCTCTTTTCGGCCTGCTCAATAATGGCCTGGGACCGGCTGTGTACGCCCGTGGCTATTTTTTCAGAAATATTTTCAGGTTTAAACCCGGATCGCTCAAGGATCTTTCTTATGTTCTGGAACAGCCCCATTATCTTTGATTTAAAGCTGTTAATGCAGTTGGCTTCCATGGCGACCCGGGAGGTGTCGGACTCGCTGGGCAGGTCCACTGGCAAATCCGTTCCCGGACATTCAAAATTGATCGCCCCAAGGCCCAGGACGGCATGGAAAATAACCGCTCCATGGCCATGGCCTCCAAGCCATTGGGCAATGAGATCAACTGCTTTCATGGAGCAGGGGGAGGTATCCACGGCCAGCAGAACTTTCTTCACAGCAGGAGTCTGTCCCACGATGATGATGGGGATAAAGGTCAACGTCTGCAGAAGCTTCACGGCAACACTGCCAAGGATGATGCTTTTGAACTTGCCCATACCCCGTCGTCTCAGGATCACGGCAGTATAGCCGTCTTTTGCCTCCTTGATGATGTCCTGGGCCACCCCTTTTTCCAAATGGTGAAATTTGATTTCAACCTGGTGTTCCTGGAACCCGCCCCGGACCAGGATCTGTTTCGCCTTTTTCAGATGGGTCAGGATTTTTTTTTGCTCCACCGACTCCCAGCGGCTCAAGGCATCTTCCATTTTATCACCGGCCGGACGATTCTCCAGCCCCTGGTACACTTCCTTGTGCACTTCCTGGCACACTTCCTGATACGCCTCCTGGTACCATTCAGGACTGCTGTCAAACACATGGAACAAAACGATCTGTGTCGAGTCATCAATGGGCATGAAATCCTTGACATATTTGACCGTGTGAATGGACCGTTCAGAGCCGTCAACCAGCACAAGTAATTTTTTTTTCATTTTTTCCTCCATTATCACGCCTTTCGAGACAAACTTACAGATCACCACCGGCCATGGGTGGGTTGCCGCCGCCGCCAAGTACAGCATAGAGCGTCACCTGACTGGCAAGCCTTGTGAGGCGCAGGGAGATAAGCACCTGCTGCTGGGTATAAAGGGATCGGTGGGCATCCAGCACCCCGAGATAACTGTCGAGTCCCATGTTATACCGTTTTCCTGAGAGATCATAGGTTGCTGCCACGGAATTCACAAGGGATTTCTGCGCGGCAAGTTGATCGTCAATGGTGCCCTGGACGGCAAGGGCATCGGCCACCTCCCTGAAGGCCGTCTGTATGGCTCGTTCATACTGGGTCAGGATGATCCTGCGATCGGTCTTGCTGACCCCCAGGGCAGCCCAGGCCCTGGCGTCAAAAATCGGCACTGAAATCTGGGGCGTGAAGTTCCAGGTGCTTGAATCTGATTTAAACAGACCTGCGAGATCATCGCTTGCCGTTCCAAGGGCACCGGTCAGGGAGATGCGGGGAAAAAGTGTGGCCCGGGCCGCACCGATAAAGGCATTGGCGCCCTTGAGCCGATGTTCCGCAGCAACAATGTCCGGCCGGTTCAACAGCACGGCCGAAGACAGCCCCGGGGACAGGGGTTCAAGGGCAGCGATACCATCAAGGCCTGCCGGCAGCAGCGCCTCTGGCACCTCGCCACCGGCCAGCAGTGTCAGGGCATTTTTATCCTGGGCCACAAGCTGGGTAAACCGGGGGACATCTCGTTTTGCCGCATCCACCTGGGTCTGGGCCTGGTGCAGATCAATTTCGGTTACAAGCCCTGCATTATAGCTCTTCTGGATGAGATCAAATGATGCCTGCTGGTTTTCCAGGGTGGCCCTGGCAAGGGCAAGGTTTTCCTGGTCTGCAGCAAGGGTGAAATAGGTCCTGGCCACCTCGGCCATGAGGGCAATCTGGGCGCTGGAACGGGCCTGGTCCGTGGCCAGATATTCTTCCAGGGCCTGATCCTTGAGGCTTTTCAGGCGACCAAAAAAATCAATCTCCCAGGCGGCAATGCCAAAGTCCACGGTGTATTGTTCAATGGTCCGGGGATAGGACGTGGTAATGAGATCCCTGGATCTACCCAGTTTACTGGCCGATCCTGAAAAATCAACAACCGGATAAAACTCGGCCCGCTGGATGCCGTACACCCCCCGCACCCGTTCCAGGTTCAACGCCGCAAGGCGAAGATCCCGGTTGTTTTCAAGGGCAGTTTCAATCACCTGTTGAAGCCGTGGGTCCGTGAAGAATGCCTGCCAGGCCAGGGACTGAACGTCCTGGGGCAAGGCTGGGACATCGCCGCTTTTATAGGCGGCTCCCTGGGGCCATTGACCCGGGACCGGGGCCGGGGGCCGGGTATACCGGGGGGCAAGGGAACATCCGCCCAAAAGGATGATAAGGGCCAGCACAGTCAGACATCTAAAGGCCATGGGCCGCAATGTGAAGTTGACGGATTTCATCGCAGGGTACCTCCCGGTAATTCAAGGACCTCTTCATGGTGATCCGTATTGGGTTCTTTTTTGGGTTTTGGGGTGAACATGCCTGCCACAACCACAAAAAACAGCGGGATGAAAATCAGATCAATAAAGGTGGCCGACAACATTCCCCCGCAGACAGCCGTACCAATGGCGTTCATGGCACCGGCACCTGCCCCGGATGCAATGGCCAGGGGCAGCACCCCAAAGAAAAAGGCCAGGGAGGTCATCATTACGGGCCTGAACCTTGTTTTTACCGCCCCAAGGGTCGCATCGATCAGATTGTCGCCATGGCCCAGGCGTTCTTTGATAAACTGAATGATCAGGATGGCGTTCTTGGTGGAAAGACCAAGGGTGGTGAGAAACCCGATCTGGAAATAAACGTCATTGGGAAGCCCCCGCAGGGAGGTTGCTGCAATGGCACCGAACACCCCCAGGGGCAGCATCAGGAGATTAACAAAGGGAATGGTCCAGCTTTCGTACAGGGCGGCCACACACAGGAAAATAACAAAAATCGAAAAGGCGTAGAGAATGGGCCCCTGGGCTGTGGCCATGCGCTCCTGGTAGGAGAGCCCTGTCCAGTCAAACCCGATGCCCTGGGGCAGCTTGGTCACAAGGGCCTCCATGGCGGCCATGGCCTCGCCCGTGCTGTAGCCCGGGGCCGGCTCCCCCCAGATGTTGATCGAAGGAAAGGCGTTGTAGCGTTCGAGCTTGGGCGATCCCAGACTCCAGCGACCTGTGGCAAACGAGGTAAAGGGCACCATTTTGCCCACGTTGTTACGCACGTAGAGTTTTTCCAGATCCTTTGGCAGCATGCGGTAGGGGGCGTCTGCCTGGGCATAGACTTTCTTGACCCTGCCTGCCTGGATAAAATCGTTGACATAGGCACTGCCAAAGGCTGCGGAAATGGTGGTGTGGATGGAACTGATGGGAACCCCCAGGGCACCGGCACGGTTCCAGTCCACGTCAATGCGGTATTCAGGTACATCCTGCATGCCGTTGGGCCGCACCCTGACAAGGCGGGAATCCCGGGCTGCAAGCCCCAGGAGCTGGTTCCGGGCCGCCATCAGCTGTTCGTGGCCCAGACCCCCACGGTCCTGGAGCTGGAAATCAAATCCCGAGGCCATGCCAAGCTCAATGACCGGGGGTGGAGAAAAGGCAAAGACCATGCCCTCGTTGATCTTGGAGAATTCCCCCATGGCCCGACCTGCAATGGCCTTGACCTTGAGGTCGGGTCGCTGGCGAAGTTTCCAGTCCTTGAGTTTGGCAAACCCCAGGGCCATGTTCTGGCCCTGGCCCCCGAAACTGATACCCACAACGGACATTAAGGATTCCACCGCCTCTTGTTCGTTGTCGAGCAGATGGTCCCTGACCTTGTCCATCACCCGGCTGGTCTGCTCCAGGGTCGAGCCCGACGGCAGCATGGCCATGACCATCATGATACCCTGGTCCTCATCCGGGATATAGGATGTAGGCATTCGCTGGAACAAGAAACCCACGACAGCCACAATCAAAAGATAGAGAACCAGGTACCGGACCTTCCTTGTAAACGAACGGCTCACCAGGCCCACGTACAGCCGCCTGATCTTCACAAAGGTTCTGTCAAACCACCTGAAAAAAGGCCGCAGGAAGAACACGGCATTGTCCGAGGGTTCATGGCCCATGGGTATGGGTTTAAGAAATGATACACACAGCACCGGGGTGAGGATCAAGGCCACGAGGACTGAAAG
Coding sequences:
- a CDS encoding condensin complex protein MksE, with product MPETDTPQTQPRLTRELFHHFSMGYHLCIDDGDLFTELTTHETYYRGLFNTLGFNLCDGASGIYYFEPGPEKISINRVSKKFTVFMAILYDFLADQGKDPVSAIIEQRFVVPELPHLQFDPYRKVLEQVGINEEADLLRTVQQLQKYGFLDMKDNYLIMFKRSVSRFTTLFSEVVEPLKTEPGQGDDFDDR
- a CDS encoding universal stress protein, whose translation is MKKKLLVLVDGSERSIHTVKYVKDFMPIDDSTQIVLFHVFDSSPEWYQEAYQEVCQEVHKEVYQGLENRPAGDKMEDALSRWESVEQKKILTHLKKAKQILVRGGFQEHQVEIKFHHLEKGVAQDIIKEAKDGYTAVILRRRGMGKFKSIILGSVAVKLLQTLTFIPIIIVGQTPAVKKVLLAVDTSPCSMKAVDLIAQWLGGHGHGAVIFHAVLGLGAINFECPGTDLPVDLPSESDTSRVAMEANCINSFKSKIMGLFQNIRKILERSGFKPENISEKIATGVHSRSQAIIEQAEKSGCGTIVVGRRGLSRVEAFFIGRVGHKVVYGATHYTVWVV
- a CDS encoding efflux transporter outer membrane subunit, whose product is MKSVNFTLRPMAFRCLTVLALIILLGGCSLAPRYTRPPAPVPGQWPQGAAYKSGDVPALPQDVQSLAWQAFFTDPRLQQVIETALENNRDLRLAALNLERVRGVYGIQRAEFYPVVDFSGSASKLGRSRDLITTSYPRTIEQYTVDFGIAAWEIDFFGRLKSLKDQALEEYLATDQARSSAQIALMAEVARTYFTLAADQENLALARATLENQQASFDLIQKSYNAGLVTEIDLHQAQTQVDAAKRDVPRFTQLVAQDKNALTLLAGGEVPEALLPAGLDGIAALEPLSPGLSSAVLLNRPDIVAAEHRLKGANAFIGAARATLFPRISLTGALGTASDDLAGLFKSDSSTWNFTPQISVPIFDARAWAALGVSKTDRRIILTQYERAIQTAFREVADALAVQGTIDDQLAAQKSLVNSVAATYDLSGKRYNMGLDSYLGVLDAHRSLYTQQQVLISLRLTRLASQVTLYAVLGGGGNPPMAGGDL
- a CDS encoding efflux RND transporter permease subunit; the protein is MLSKFFLDRPVFAWVIAIIIMTAGGLAIYKMPISQYPAIAPPAIAIDAFYPGASGETVENTVTQIIEQKMTGLDDMLYLSGTSSSSGAARVEMTFAPGTDPDVAWSKVQNKLQLAMASLPDVVQRSGVKVSKSTRNYLIIVGLISEDNSMDGNDLRDYAQSNLEKILTRVPGVGEVENFGSQYAMRIWVNPDSLTSYNLTMEDVILALSAYNVEVSAGQLGGAPAVDGQRMNAAIIVQHLLQTPDEFAAIPIRTNEDGSVVRVRDIGRTELGTERSDIVANYNGKASAGMAIRQAAGANALDTANAVKQKLKEMSQFFPPGMKVIYPYDTTPFTVVAIDEVVKTLFEAVFLVFVIMYLFMGNIRATLIPTIAVPVVLLGTFATLGFFGFSINMLTMFAMVLAIGLLVDDAIVVVENVERIMAEEGLSPRDATAKSMDEITSALIGIGLVLSAVFAPMAFFEGSTGVLYRQFSVTIIASMLLSVLVALILTPVLCVSFLKPIPMGHEPSDNAVFFLRPFFRWFDRTFVKIRRLYVGLVSRSFTRKVRYLVLYLLIVAVVGFLFQRMPTSYIPDEDQGIMMVMAMLPSGSTLEQTSRVMDKVRDHLLDNEQEAVESLMSVVGISFGGQGQNMALGFAKLKDWKLRQRPDLKVKAIAGRAMGEFSKINEGMVFAFSPPPVIELGMASGFDFQLQDRGGLGHEQLMAARNQLLGLAARDSRLVRVRPNGMQDVPEYRIDVDWNRAGALGVPISSIHTTISAAFGSAYVNDFIQAGRVKKVYAQADAPYRMLPKDLEKLYVRNNVGKMVPFTSFATGRWSLGSPKLERYNAFPSINIWGEPAPGYSTGEAMAAMEALVTKLPQGIGFDWTGLSYQERMATAQGPILYAFSIFVIFLCVAALYESWTIPFVNLLMLPLGVFGAIAATSLRGLPNDVYFQIGFLTTLGLSTKNAILIIQFIKERLGHGDNLIDATLGAVKTRFRPVMMTSLAFFFGVLPLAIASGAGAGAMNAIGTAVCGGMLSATFIDLIFIPLFFVVVAGMFTPKPKKEPNTDHHEEVLELPGGTLR